From one Triticum urartu cultivar G1812 chromosome 3, Tu2.1, whole genome shotgun sequence genomic stretch:
- the LOC125542262 gene encoding beta-glucuronosyltransferase GlcAT14A-like: MGAADKWLLPLVSVSFVSLMLFLSALSGYSASSALFARLPPPSYVRRGAAAPPSFAYLLSGGRGDGRRLLRLLLAVYHPRNQYLLHLSADAPESERLELAAAVARAAPAITAFGNVDVVGRPAAGTPMGSSGLAATLRAAAALLRLDAEWDWFVTLSAADYPLLTQDDLVHVFSSVPRHLNFIDHTSDIGWKESQRVQPVIVDAGIYLAGRNQFFQSTEKRATPDGFKFFTGSPWVILNRRFIEYCIFGWENLPRTLLMYFTNVMLPLEGYFHSVACNSDFRNFTVNNDLRYVAWDDPPQMEPRFLNITHYEEIVESGVPFARKFREKEHLLDRIDEKILQRWRHRPVPGAWCTGRKRWFSDPCSQWSNVNIVRPGPQAEKFRRYMDRILEESKSSNSSCAQ; encoded by the exons ATGGGGGCAGCGGACAAGTGGCTGCTGCCGCTGGTGTCCGTCTCCTTCGTCTCGCTCATGCTCTTCCTCTCCGCGCTCTCGGGCTACTCGGCCTCCTCCGCGCTCTTCgcgcgcctcccgccgccctcctacGTGCGCCGCGGGGCCGCCGCGCCCCCCTCCTTCGCGTACCTCCTCTCGGGCGGCCGCGGGGACGGCCGCAGGCTGCTGCGCCTGCTCCTCGCCGTCTACCACCCCCGGAACCAGTACCTGCTCCACCTCTCCGCGGACGCGCCCGAGTCGGAGCGCCTCGAGCTCGCCGCGGCCGTCGCGCGGGCCGCCCCCGCAATCACAGCCTTCGGGAACGTCGACGTCGTCGGCCGCCCCGCCGCGGGCACCCCCATGGGCTCCTCCGGCCTCGCCGCCAcgctccgcgccgccgccgccctgctcCGGCTCGACGCCGAGTGGGACTGGTTCGTCACGCTCAGCGCCGCCGATTACCCCCTCCTCACCCAGGACG ACCTGGTTCATGTCTTCTCGTCTGTGCCAAGGCACCTCAACTTCATCGATCACACTAGTGATATTGGATGGAAAGA GTCTCAGAGAGTGCAACCAGTCATAGTAGATGCTGGGATATACCTGGCTGGCAGGAATCAGTTCTTCCAATCCACAGAGAAACGGGCAACCCCAGAtggtttcaaattcttcacag GTTCTCCTTGGGTCATTCTGAATCGGAGGTTTATAGAGTACTGCATTTTCGGATGGGAGAACCTCCCTCGGACCCTTCTCATGTACTTCACGAACGTGATGTTGCCTCTGGAAGGTTATTTCCACTCAGTCGCATGCAACTCGGACTTCCGTAACTTCACAGTGAACAATGACTTGCGGTACGTGGCATGGGACGACCCACCTCAGATGGAACCCCGGTTTCTAAACATTACACATTATGAGGAGATTGTGGAGAGCGGAGTGCCCTTTGCTAGGAAGTTCCGAGAGAAAGAGCATCTGTTGGACAGGATTGATGAGAAAATACTCCAGCGATGGCGTCACAGACCTGTTCCCGGAGCGTGGTGCACAGGCAGGAAGAGGTGGTTCAGCGATCCATGCTCCCAGTGGAGCAACGTCAACATCGTAAGACCCGGCCCCCAAGCCGAGAAGTTCCGCAGATACATGGACCGGATCCTGGAAGAATCGAAGTCAAGCAACAGCTCATGCGCGCAATAG